A single region of the Abditibacteriota bacterium genome encodes:
- a CDS encoding prepilin-type N-terminal cleavage/methylation domain-containing protein has translation MKKGFTLIELLVVIAIIAILAAILFPVFAQAREKARQT, from the coding sequence ATGAAAAAAGGTTTTACACTCATCGAACTCTTGGTAGTCATCGCAATCATCGCCATTCTGGCGGCCATCCTGTTCCCTGTTTTCGCGCAGGCCAGAGAAAAGGCCAGACAGAC